The following proteins are co-located in the Rattus norvegicus strain BN/NHsdMcwi chromosome X, GRCr8, whole genome shotgun sequence genome:
- the Fam120c gene encoding constitutive coactivator of PPAR-gamma-like protein 2 isoform X4 has protein sequence MLIRPAPAPLPQLESEYHREDEATWLPEVEGRGFTPFEEVKKSSGGEREKRSDYDLSSLLSSQPLLSLVSLTSALHPHPVCGLLPSPPTFPRPSRSRTLSPPPSPLPPAECARARLQLRAGIAAWLACAAAVSSAHGGSMGVQGFQEFLEKRCPGAVVPVDLLKLARTVSRQQQQQHLHRQLPPAALAPGAPRIARGSAPLPPPLPPAAFGAYSGGAGPTRHHHPAHHFHHHGQAPPGLHPPPPPPLPGARVLVDAGSALPRLYGGYQTDWVCGGQWNAMLGYLSALCQACAYPGGDGLELVVMFPGGLGKDRLAEWGRRCQAERQTAQLIVGHVGNKGTPPPRAWFLPPACLSHCVRLALIRFRVKVFAQYTFVCENYQLRDIYYPSSS, from the exons ATGCTCATCCGCCCCGcccctgcacccctcccccagctaGAAAGCGAGTATCACAGAGAAGACGAGGCAACATGGCTCCCGGAGGTGGAAGGCAGAGGCTTCACCCCCTTTGAAGAGGTGAAGAAGAGCAGCGGAGGGGAACGGGAAAAGAGAAGTGACTACGATTTGTCATCGCTTTTATCTTCCCAGCCTCTTCTGAGTCTGGTCAGCCTCACCTCTGCTCTCCATCCGCACCCAGTCTGTGgtctcctcccctccccgcccACGTTCCCTCGCCCCTCCCGCTCTCGAACCCTCTCCCCGCCCCCCTCGCCCCTACCCCCCGCGGAGTGCGCACGCGCCCGCCTCCAGCTTCGCGCGGGGATCGCCGCCTGGCTCGCTTGCGCAGCCGCTGTTTCTTCTGCCCACGGAGGAAGCATGGGCGTCCAGGGCTTCCAAGAGTTCCTGGAGAAGCGCTGTCCCGGGGCTGTGGTGCCTGTGGACCTCCTCAAACTCGCGCGCACCGTCTCgcgccagcagcagcagcagcacctgcACCGCCAGCTGCCGCCAGCAGCCCTAGCGCCAGGGGCTCCACGCATCGCCAGGGGCTCTGCTCCTCTGCCGCCGCCGCTCCCGCCTGCTGCCTTTGGTGCTTACTCCGGGGGCGCGGGGCCGACTCGGCACCATCACCCTGCTCACCATTTCCACCACCATGGCCAAGCGCCGCCAGGGCTGCATCCGCCGCCGCCCCCTCCGCTGCCTGGGGCTCGGGTATTGGTAGACGCGGGCTCCGCGCTGCCGCGGCTCTATGGTGGCTACCAGACGGATTGGGTTTGTGGCGGCCAGTGGAATGCCATGCTGGGCTACTTGTCAGCGCTGTGCCAGGCTTGTGCCTATCCGGGCGGAGACGGCCTGGAGCTGGTGGTCATGTTCCCTGGGGGCCTGGGGAAGGACCGACTGGCGGAGTGGGGCCGTCGGTGCCAGGCGGAGCGGCAGACTGCGCAACTGATCGTGGGACACGTGGGCAACAAGGGCACCCCTCCACCGCGGGCCTGGTTCCTGCCACCTGCCTGTCTGAGCCACTGCGTGAGGCTAGCACTCATCCGCTTCCGGGTCAAG GTATTTGCTCAGTACACTTTTGTCTGTGAAAACTACCAGTTGAGAGACATTTACTACCCCTCAAGTTCCTGA